A stretch of Tripterygium wilfordii isolate XIE 37 chromosome 11, ASM1340144v1, whole genome shotgun sequence DNA encodes these proteins:
- the LOC120008623 gene encoding kinesin-like protein KIN-14S isoform X1, with amino-acid sequence MDDQTMEVLTEKGEHAVSRCDPQPSPSSNSELVDESGHSINEDNGWNRNEVEETTHSMDEDSILNRNLLAQGPTLPRSQDIINLSSKIQNLKKEHAILSDQAKGMARDSFPGPEAISMLWHLSREHELLKKKYLQESGEWKRLYNEVIELKGNIRVFCRCRPLNKVEIANGLKKVVEFDSSQDNELQIISSDSSKKQFKFDHVFKPEDDQDAVFAQTKPIVTSVLDGYNVCIFAYGQTGTGKTFTMEGTPENRGVNYKTLEELFRISGERNGIIRYELSVSMLEVYNEKIKDLLVENSNHTSKKLEIKQAAEGTHEVPGLVEAHVRSTEEVWELLKSGSRVRSVGSTNANELSSRSHCLLRVTIKGDNLVNDQKTKSHLWLVDLAGSERVGKIDVEGERLKESQFINKSLSALGDVISALASKTGHIPYRNSKLTHMLQSSLGGDCKTLMFVQVSPSPGDLGETLCSLNFASRVRGIESGPARKQTDLAEIFKYKQMAEKLRHDDKETKKLQDNVQSLQLRLAAREHICRSLQEKVRDLESQLAEERKTRLKQETRVFAAASTRSSRQAPSSRQSLVKTKPEKKPPLGPSKLRMPLRRITNYMPQSSPPRASRTATTKSFIPAPTQDKENVPRMTTMAANTKGLLMKPRRMSVAVRPLGPSMTSQVLQPKRRVSIATLQPDPSPYMATPLNNSASRYINGSAIGRPSLLNDPRKARYSKLFTPLPEYRTASDVTTPIAMRSSSKFMGSPPTQAGSWKPTHPTVVALQRKSLVWSPLRQRTMQNQGRLSLLPYRPSTANR; translated from the exons ATGGACG ATCAAACGATGGAAGTTTTAACGGAGAAAGGCGAGCATGCCGTTTCTCGTTGCGACCCACAACCCTCTCCGTCCTCAAATTCag AATTGGTTGATGAGAGTGGCCATTCCATAAATGAAGATAATGGATGGAACAGAAATGAAGTTGAAGAAACTACTCATTCGATGGATGAGGATAGTATATTGAATAGAAATTTGCTAGCTCAGGGGCCAACACTTCCTAGATCGCAGGATATTATTAATTTGAGCAGTAAAATTCAG AACCTAAAGAAAGAACATGCTATTCTATCTGATCAAGCGAAGGGTATGGCAAGAGATTCCTTTCCTGGCCCAGAGGCTATAAGTATGCTTTGGCATCTCA GTCGTGAACATGAACTTCTGAAGAAAAAGTACCTACAGGAGTCTGGTGAATGGAAGCGGCTTTACAATGAAGTTATAGAACTTAAAGGAAATATTAGGGTCTTCTGCAGATGTAGACCATTGAATAAAGTTGAAATTGCCAATGGGTTGAAAAAAGTCGTGGAATTTGACTCATCACAGGATAATGAGCTACAGATAATCTCCTCTGATTCTTCCAAAAAACAATTCAAGTTCGATCATGTGTTTAAGCCTGAGGACGACCAAG ATGCTGTCTTCGCACAGACAAAGCCCATTGTGACTTCAGTGCTGGATGGTTATAATGTCTGCATATTTGCCTATGGGCAAACTGGAACTGGGAAAACATTTACCATGGAGGGAACCCCTGAAAATAGGGGAGTCAACTACAAGACTTTGGAGGAGTTGTTTCGCATATCTGGGGAGAGAAATGGCATTATTAGATATGAGCTATCTGTTAGCATGTTGGAGGTCTACAATGAAAAGATTAAGGATCTCTTAGTGGAAAATTCAAACCATACTAGCAAAAA GTTGGAGATAAAGCAAGCAGCCGAAGGAACCCATGAAGTCCCTGGGCTTGTTGAAGCTCATGTTCGTAGTACCGAGGAAGTTTGGGAGCTTCTGAAGTCTGGAAGCCGAGTAAGATCAGTTGGATCCACCAATGCCAATGAGCTTAGCAGCCGTTCTCACTG CCTGTTGCGGGTAACTATAAAGGGGGATAATTTAGTCAATGACCAAAAAACTAAGAGTCACCTTTGGCTGGTGGATTTGGCTGGTAGTGAGCGTGTTGGAAAAATAGATGTTGAAGGTGAAAGGCTAAAGGAATCTCAGTTCATAAACAAGTCTCTTTCTGCACTTGGGGATGTTATCTCTGCCCTTGCTTCTAAAACTGGCCACATTCCTTACAG GAACTCCAAGCTCACCCACATGCTGCAGAGTTCATTAG GAGGAGATTGCAAAACCCTGATGTTTGTTCAGGTCAGCCCAAGCCCCGGAGACCTTGGGGAAACCCTTTGCTCACTGAATTTTGCCAGTCGAGTCCGTGGGATTGAAAGTGGTCCTGCACGGAAGCAGACAGACCTCGCTGAGATTTTCAAGTACAAGCAAATG GCAGAGAAGCTAAGGCATGATgataaagaaacaaagaagTTGCAGGATAATGTGCAGTCCTTGCAGTTAAGACTTGCTGCTAGAGAACATATCTGCAGAAGTCTTCAAGAAAAG GTCCGGGACCTGGAGAGTCAGTTAGCAGAGGAGCGGAAAACCAGATTAAAGCAAGAAACCAGAGTTTTTGCTGCTGCTTCTACTCGGTCTTCAAGACAAGCTCCATCTTCTAGACAATCACTGGTAAAGACCAAACCAGAGAAGAAACCACCGCTGGGTCCTTCAAAACTGAGAATGCCATTACGAAGAATCACCAATTACATGCCCCAATCATCTCCTCCCCGTGCCAGTAGAACTGCTACAACCAAATCATTTATTCCTGCTCCAACACAAGATAAAGAAAATGTTCCCAGAATGACAACAATGGCAGCCAACACAAAAGGCCTATTGATGAAACCAAGACGTATGTCAGTAGCTGTTAGACCATTGGGTCCTTCAATGACATCGCAAGTCCTTCAGCCCAAGAGACGGGTATCCATTGCTACGCTGCAACCAGACCCAAGCCCTTACATGGCAACTCCCCTTAACAACTCTGCTTCACGATATATAAATGGAAGCGCAATAGGTAGGCCGTCTTTACTGAATGACCCGCGGAAGGCAAGGTACTCGAAGTTGTTCACTCCATTGCCAGAGTACAGGACAGCTTCAGATGTGACTACACCAATTGCCATGAGAAGCAGTAGTAAATTCATGGGGAGTCCTCCAACACAGGCTGGATCATGGAAGCCTACGCATCCAACCGTGGTTGCATTGCAACGGAAATCGCTGGTATGGAGTCCACTCAGGCAGAGAACCATGCAGAATCAAGGGAGGTTGTCATTGTTGCCTTATCGACCCTCGACTGCTAACCGGTGA
- the LOC120008623 gene encoding kinesin-like protein KIN-14S isoform X2, with protein sequence MPFLVATHNPLRPQIQNLKKEHAILSDQAKGMARDSFPGPEAISMLWHLSREHELLKKKYLQESGEWKRLYNEVIELKGNIRVFCRCRPLNKVEIANGLKKVVEFDSSQDNELQIISSDSSKKQFKFDHVFKPEDDQDAVFAQTKPIVTSVLDGYNVCIFAYGQTGTGKTFTMEGTPENRGVNYKTLEELFRISGERNGIIRYELSVSMLEVYNEKIKDLLVENSNHTSKKLEIKQAAEGTHEVPGLVEAHVRSTEEVWELLKSGSRVRSVGSTNANELSSRSHCLLRVTIKGDNLVNDQKTKSHLWLVDLAGSERVGKIDVEGERLKESQFINKSLSALGDVISALASKTGHIPYRNSKLTHMLQSSLGGDCKTLMFVQVSPSPGDLGETLCSLNFASRVRGIESGPARKQTDLAEIFKYKQMAEKLRHDDKETKKLQDNVQSLQLRLAAREHICRSLQEKVRDLESQLAEERKTRLKQETRVFAAASTRSSRQAPSSRQSLVKTKPEKKPPLGPSKLRMPLRRITNYMPQSSPPRASRTATTKSFIPAPTQDKENVPRMTTMAANTKGLLMKPRRMSVAVRPLGPSMTSQVLQPKRRVSIATLQPDPSPYMATPLNNSASRYINGSAIGRPSLLNDPRKARYSKLFTPLPEYRTASDVTTPIAMRSSSKFMGSPPTQAGSWKPTHPTVVALQRKSLVWSPLRQRTMQNQGRLSLLPYRPSTANR encoded by the exons ATGCCGTTTCTCGTTGCGACCCACAACCCTCTCCGTCCTCAAATTCag AACCTAAAGAAAGAACATGCTATTCTATCTGATCAAGCGAAGGGTATGGCAAGAGATTCCTTTCCTGGCCCAGAGGCTATAAGTATGCTTTGGCATCTCA GTCGTGAACATGAACTTCTGAAGAAAAAGTACCTACAGGAGTCTGGTGAATGGAAGCGGCTTTACAATGAAGTTATAGAACTTAAAGGAAATATTAGGGTCTTCTGCAGATGTAGACCATTGAATAAAGTTGAAATTGCCAATGGGTTGAAAAAAGTCGTGGAATTTGACTCATCACAGGATAATGAGCTACAGATAATCTCCTCTGATTCTTCCAAAAAACAATTCAAGTTCGATCATGTGTTTAAGCCTGAGGACGACCAAG ATGCTGTCTTCGCACAGACAAAGCCCATTGTGACTTCAGTGCTGGATGGTTATAATGTCTGCATATTTGCCTATGGGCAAACTGGAACTGGGAAAACATTTACCATGGAGGGAACCCCTGAAAATAGGGGAGTCAACTACAAGACTTTGGAGGAGTTGTTTCGCATATCTGGGGAGAGAAATGGCATTATTAGATATGAGCTATCTGTTAGCATGTTGGAGGTCTACAATGAAAAGATTAAGGATCTCTTAGTGGAAAATTCAAACCATACTAGCAAAAA GTTGGAGATAAAGCAAGCAGCCGAAGGAACCCATGAAGTCCCTGGGCTTGTTGAAGCTCATGTTCGTAGTACCGAGGAAGTTTGGGAGCTTCTGAAGTCTGGAAGCCGAGTAAGATCAGTTGGATCCACCAATGCCAATGAGCTTAGCAGCCGTTCTCACTG CCTGTTGCGGGTAACTATAAAGGGGGATAATTTAGTCAATGACCAAAAAACTAAGAGTCACCTTTGGCTGGTGGATTTGGCTGGTAGTGAGCGTGTTGGAAAAATAGATGTTGAAGGTGAAAGGCTAAAGGAATCTCAGTTCATAAACAAGTCTCTTTCTGCACTTGGGGATGTTATCTCTGCCCTTGCTTCTAAAACTGGCCACATTCCTTACAG GAACTCCAAGCTCACCCACATGCTGCAGAGTTCATTAG GAGGAGATTGCAAAACCCTGATGTTTGTTCAGGTCAGCCCAAGCCCCGGAGACCTTGGGGAAACCCTTTGCTCACTGAATTTTGCCAGTCGAGTCCGTGGGATTGAAAGTGGTCCTGCACGGAAGCAGACAGACCTCGCTGAGATTTTCAAGTACAAGCAAATG GCAGAGAAGCTAAGGCATGATgataaagaaacaaagaagTTGCAGGATAATGTGCAGTCCTTGCAGTTAAGACTTGCTGCTAGAGAACATATCTGCAGAAGTCTTCAAGAAAAG GTCCGGGACCTGGAGAGTCAGTTAGCAGAGGAGCGGAAAACCAGATTAAAGCAAGAAACCAGAGTTTTTGCTGCTGCTTCTACTCGGTCTTCAAGACAAGCTCCATCTTCTAGACAATCACTGGTAAAGACCAAACCAGAGAAGAAACCACCGCTGGGTCCTTCAAAACTGAGAATGCCATTACGAAGAATCACCAATTACATGCCCCAATCATCTCCTCCCCGTGCCAGTAGAACTGCTACAACCAAATCATTTATTCCTGCTCCAACACAAGATAAAGAAAATGTTCCCAGAATGACAACAATGGCAGCCAACACAAAAGGCCTATTGATGAAACCAAGACGTATGTCAGTAGCTGTTAGACCATTGGGTCCTTCAATGACATCGCAAGTCCTTCAGCCCAAGAGACGGGTATCCATTGCTACGCTGCAACCAGACCCAAGCCCTTACATGGCAACTCCCCTTAACAACTCTGCTTCACGATATATAAATGGAAGCGCAATAGGTAGGCCGTCTTTACTGAATGACCCGCGGAAGGCAAGGTACTCGAAGTTGTTCACTCCATTGCCAGAGTACAGGACAGCTTCAGATGTGACTACACCAATTGCCATGAGAAGCAGTAGTAAATTCATGGGGAGTCCTCCAACACAGGCTGGATCATGGAAGCCTACGCATCCAACCGTGGTTGCATTGCAACGGAAATCGCTGGTATGGAGTCCACTCAGGCAGAGAACCATGCAGAATCAAGGGAGGTTGTCATTGTTGCCTTATCGACCCTCGACTGCTAACCGGTGA